From Chryseobacterium sp. H1D6B, a single genomic window includes:
- a CDS encoding FAD-dependent oxidoreductase codes for MKTENYDVIVIGGGAIGLATAYHLGKRKAKTLVLEQFTFVNQLGSSAGVSRQYRIPYPDEYMVQMALDAQPYWDELEKETNTQLLDKVGTLWFGDPEVHSTEGNIAEAEEALKALNVPYITLTAKEIEEKYHFKNLPENYTGLFQPDGASINFKATIETLLGLCKKEETVQLEEDSPVLKINQMGKLFEVITPNGIYITEKLAIIPGPYINSVINLLDFKIEATYWNMSSAYFKKTDPGIQYPTWFVFQNSIGENGNQFYGFPSVDWDHPEYIRVAPDFVITPLEEPSDRTLIPNPLELGYTSEWVQEHMTGLNTEPEYTSTCLIALSTIPDKELLIDFAPNYVPNHQNIVVYATGWAAKFTPFLGKIMSDLALDGHTTFDISPFQLGRKFFKSI; via the coding sequence ATGAAAACAGAAAACTACGACGTAATAGTCATTGGTGGAGGAGCGATAGGCTTAGCGACTGCTTATCATCTAGGCAAGCGTAAGGCAAAGACTTTGGTATTGGAACAGTTCACTTTCGTGAACCAACTAGGAAGTTCAGCAGGAGTATCACGCCAATACAGAATTCCATATCCCGATGAATATATGGTGCAGATGGCTTTAGATGCACAGCCATATTGGGATGAACTGGAAAAAGAAACCAATACTCAATTACTCGATAAAGTAGGTACACTCTGGTTTGGAGATCCTGAAGTACACTCCACTGAAGGAAATATCGCTGAAGCCGAAGAAGCTTTAAAAGCTTTAAATGTTCCTTATATAACTTTAACCGCAAAAGAGATCGAAGAAAAATACCATTTTAAAAACTTACCGGAAAACTATACCGGACTGTTTCAGCCGGATGGCGCAAGCATCAATTTTAAAGCAACCATTGAAACACTTTTGGGTCTGTGTAAGAAAGAGGAAACGGTTCAGTTAGAAGAGGATTCACCGGTCCTTAAAATCAACCAGATGGGTAAACTCTTTGAAGTCATCACTCCAAACGGAATTTATATCACCGAAAAACTGGCGATCATCCCCGGCCCGTACATTAACAGTGTTATCAACTTACTGGATTTTAAAATAGAAGCTACCTATTGGAATATGTCTTCGGCTTATTTTAAAAAAACTGATCCCGGCATACAATATCCAACATGGTTTGTATTCCAAAATTCAATAGGGGAAAACGGCAATCAGTTTTACGGGTTCCCTTCCGTAGACTGGGATCATCCTGAATACATCCGTGTAGCACCGGATTTTGTGATAACGCCTTTAGAAGAACCAAGTGACAGAACTTTAATTCCTAATCCGCTGGAGCTTGGCTATACTTCCGAATGGGTTCAAGAGCACATGACAGGATTAAATACAGAACCGGAATACACTTCAACATGCCTTATTGCTTTGAGCACAATACCGGACAAAGAACTGCTTATCGATTTTGCTCCCAATTATGTACCCAATCATCAAAATATTGTGGTATATGCTACCGGATGGGCAGCGAAATTCACTCCTTTCTTAGGGAAAATTATGTCCGACCTTGCACTAGACGGGCACACAACATTTGACATTTCCCCTTTCCAATTAGGACGCAAATTCTTTAAATCAATTTAA
- the glsA gene encoding glutaminase A has translation MNKNSFLFSAKGIFIAVSLSFNTVMYAQKAADISTISEKTLSSILEKNRPYYTQGKVADYIPELGKMDAKAIAFSVVDKNGKVFNTGDVHKKFTMQSISKIIALMIAVNEKGEANVFDKMGYFGTDKPFNYFSNLETTGKPLNPMMNAGAILTTSLIAGEGEKPFLKVLEMIRYITKNKTIDYNKSVYESEKSTGNRNRGMFYLMKNNGLISGNEDQLDNYFKQCSIEVTAEDLAKIGYFFANQCVRFDGDAAYKNVEIARLVQSQMLTAGMYEFSGEYARTVGLPSKSGVGGGIAVSVPGKMGIGVFSPSLDQHGNSSAGYHMILDLVKLYDLSLF, from the coding sequence ATGAACAAAAACAGTTTCTTATTTTCTGCAAAAGGAATTTTTATTGCAGTTTCTCTTTCCTTCAACACAGTGATGTATGCTCAAAAAGCAGCAGATATTTCAACGATTTCGGAAAAAACTTTAAGCAGTATTCTGGAAAAAAACAGACCGTATTATACACAGGGCAAAGTAGCCGATTACATTCCTGAACTGGGAAAAATGGATGCCAAAGCTATTGCTTTTTCAGTGGTTGATAAAAATGGCAAAGTATTTAATACCGGAGATGTTCACAAGAAATTTACGATGCAGAGTATCTCCAAAATTATTGCATTGATGATCGCAGTAAATGAAAAGGGGGAAGCCAATGTTTTTGATAAAATGGGCTATTTTGGAACGGATAAACCTTTTAATTATTTTTCCAATCTTGAAACAACAGGTAAGCCGCTTAACCCGATGATGAATGCGGGAGCAATTCTTACCACTTCTCTAATTGCAGGAGAGGGTGAAAAACCATTTCTTAAAGTTTTGGAGATGATCCGGTATATCACCAAAAACAAGACAATTGACTACAATAAATCTGTTTATGAATCCGAAAAATCTACAGGAAACCGTAACCGCGGTATGTTTTATCTGATGAAAAATAACGGACTGATCTCAGGAAATGAAGACCAGCTGGATAATTATTTCAAACAGTGTTCTATTGAAGTGACGGCTGAAGATTTGGCTAAAATAGGTTATTTCTTCGCTAATCAATGTGTCCGTTTTGATGGAGATGCTGCTTATAAAAATGTGGAAATTGCAAGGTTAGTACAGTCACAGATGCTTACTGCCGGGATGTATGAATTCAGCGGAGAATATGCCCGTACGGTAGGCCTGCCCAGCAAATCTGGTGTTGGAGGCGGTATTGCAGTAAGCGTACCCGGAAAAATGGGAATCGGTGTCTTCAGCCCGTCTCTGGATCAGCATGGGAATTCCTCAGCCGGTTATCATATGATTTTAGATTTAGTGAAGCTGTATGATCTAAGTCTGTTTTAA
- a CDS encoding 1-acyl-sn-glycerol-3-phosphate acyltransferase produces MSKFDEIRPFYDSEVNEALSGIARDPMMKALMSFTFPDIDEEVWLEQFKNIHSVSDFQHNFIAHTIRQILEKSSEGLTTSGFDQLDKNTPYLFISNHRDIVLDTSLLNLVLLENGYIMTSSAIGDNLVRRKFLHVLAKLNRNFLVQRGLPIREQLQSSQIMSEYIDQLLHDEKRSVWIAQREGRTKDGNDATQQGVLKMLAMAAGNIPLTDYFKTLKIVPVSISYEYDPTDALKMPQLLAKHRDEEYIKGRDEDFMTMLSGVLGQKKRIHLHAGDVIDTELDCIAAKIENKNKQLQAVAQIIDDSIIQNYKLWPTKFIAYDLLHNTNKYAEEYTEKEKQLFVRRLEMRIDPSDAVSKEYFLAMYANPLINKLNLTKTLL; encoded by the coding sequence ATGTCGAAGTTTGATGAAATCAGGCCGTTTTATGATAGTGAAGTTAATGAAGCATTATCTGGAATAGCCCGTGATCCAATGATGAAAGCGCTGATGAGTTTTACTTTTCCTGATATAGATGAGGAGGTTTGGCTGGAGCAGTTTAAAAATATACACTCTGTAAGTGATTTTCAGCATAATTTTATAGCCCACACCATTCGTCAGATTCTTGAGAAGAGTTCTGAAGGTTTAACGACTTCGGGGTTCGATCAACTGGATAAAAATACCCCATATCTTTTCATTTCTAACCATAGGGATATCGTTTTAGACACTTCGCTGCTTAATCTGGTATTGTTAGAAAATGGCTATATCATGACTTCTTCGGCAATTGGGGATAATCTTGTCCGAAGAAAATTTTTACACGTGCTGGCAAAACTTAACCGTAACTTTTTAGTCCAAAGAGGACTGCCGATTCGTGAGCAGCTGCAGAGTTCTCAGATCATGTCTGAGTATATTGACCAGCTTTTACATGACGAAAAGCGTTCTGTCTGGATTGCCCAGCGTGAAGGCCGGACAAAAGATGGAAATGATGCTACACAGCAGGGCGTTTTAAAAATGCTGGCCATGGCTGCAGGAAATATTCCATTAACAGATTATTTTAAAACACTCAAGATTGTTCCTGTATCTATTTCCTACGAATATGATCCTACAGATGCCTTAAAGATGCCGCAGCTCCTTGCAAAACATAGAGATGAAGAGTATATCAAAGGCAGAGATGAAGATTTTATGACCATGCTCAGCGGAGTATTGGGGCAGAAGAAACGTATTCATCTGCATGCCGGTGATGTGATTGATACAGAATTGGATTGTATTGCTGCTAAAATTGAAAATAAAAATAAACAGCTGCAGGCTGTTGCACAGATCATAGACGATTCAATTATACAGAACTACAAACTGTGGCCTACCAAGTTTATAGCCTATGATCTACTTCACAATACCAATAAATATGCTGAAGAATATACGGAAAAAGAGAAACAGTTATTTGTACGGAGACTTGAAATGCGTATTGACCCGTCTGATGCAGTCTCGAAAGAATATTTTTTGGCCATGTACGCTAATCCTCTGATCAATAAATTAAATCTCACCAAAACGCTGCTATAA
- a CDS encoding NAD(P)H-binding protein, which translates to MKKIGIIGCGWLGSRIAEKLSGQFEIYVTTTSEHKLEQFQKKGFHPMIADFNDAQSIEFLSPWKAIADLDTVIITVPFSTKKDNEDEVLKRAANLVSFMHGFQGQIFLMSSTGVYPDFEKDFSEDDLSSDHAAGERVIKNAFPKTNILRLAGLMGDDRVLSKYTISNLDVRVNHIHYADICSVIEKMMERQLHSKLYNLAAPMHPQKGEVISAQKNIPYFSKMEYGGRTISSEKLISELDFDFKFPDPRYFHID; encoded by the coding sequence ATGAAAAAAATAGGGATCATCGGCTGCGGCTGGCTGGGTTCACGGATTGCAGAAAAGCTGTCAGGTCAATTTGAGATCTATGTTACTACTACGAGTGAGCATAAGCTGGAGCAGTTTCAAAAGAAAGGCTTTCATCCTATGATCGCTGATTTTAATGATGCTCAGTCAATTGAATTTCTATCTCCGTGGAAAGCTATTGCCGATCTTGATACAGTAATTATTACGGTACCTTTTTCAACAAAAAAGGATAATGAAGATGAAGTATTGAAGAGAGCCGCAAATTTAGTATCATTTATGCATGGTTTTCAAGGACAGATATTTCTGATGAGTTCTACAGGAGTTTATCCAGATTTTGAAAAAGACTTTAGTGAAGATGATTTATCCTCAGACCATGCCGCAGGAGAACGGGTCATAAAAAATGCATTTCCAAAAACGAATATTCTGAGACTTGCCGGATTGATGGGGGATGACAGGGTTTTGAGTAAATATACTATTTCAAACCTTGATGTCAGGGTCAATCATATCCATTATGCAGATATCTGTTCGGTCATTGAAAAGATGATGGAACGGCAGCTGCATTCCAAGCTGTACAACCTGGCTGCTCCGATGCATCCCCAAAAAGGAGAAGTAATCAGTGCACAAAAAAATATTCCTTATTTTAGTAAAATGGAATACGGGGGCCGAACGATTTCATCAGAGAAATTAATTTCAGAATTAGATTTTGACTTTAAATTTCCTGATCCCAGGTATTTCCATATTGATTAG